The proteins below are encoded in one region of Campylobacter rectus:
- the acpS gene encoding holo-ACP synthase, with product MIGIDIVAISRISKLKQRRGEEFLRYFLSDDEIKIAKTDATIAGFFAAKEAISKALGCGISAEFSFFDAQIYKDDKNAPKVKFSEKIIKNFNLKDAQITISHDGGFAIAAAILQKAD from the coding sequence ATGATCGGCATAGACATCGTAGCGATCTCGCGTATCTCAAAGCTCAAACAGCGGCGAGGCGAGGAGTTTTTGAGATATTTTTTGAGCGATGACGAGATAAAGATCGCAAAAACGGACGCTACGATCGCGGGATTTTTCGCGGCTAAGGAGGCTATCAGCAAGGCTCTTGGCTGCGGGATCTCGGCGGAGTTTTCGTTCTTTGACGCTCAAATTTACAAAGACGACAAAAATGCGCCAAAAGTAAAATTTTCAGAAAAAATCATCAAAAATTTTAACCTAAAAGACGCGCAAATCACCATCAGCCACGACGGCGGCTTTGCGATCGCCGCGGCGATACTGCAAAAAGCGGATTAA
- the fliL gene encoding flagellar basal body-associated protein FliL: MAEEAQGKKGGSLVLIIIIVILILLLVVGGLLAFLLMSGNDDAMQAQAMHSQTEQVQTPMSKNTMGKRSSDYINMGPIYPLDQFIVNLLSDSGSRYLKTKVDLELSAESLTSEIDKKKPLVRDIIVSTLSSKTYEEVSTQKGKNRLKDEIVDRLNEVLADGHIKNIYFTDFVVQ, from the coding sequence ATGGCTGAAGAGGCACAAGGTAAAAAAGGCGGCAGCTTAGTTCTAATCATAATTATCGTTATTTTGATATTGCTTTTGGTGGTCGGGGGGTTGCTTGCGTTTTTGCTAATGAGCGGTAATGACGATGCTATGCAGGCTCAAGCGATGCATTCGCAAACCGAACAAGTCCAAACTCCGATGTCCAAAAACACGATGGGCAAGCGCTCGAGCGACTACATCAATATGGGGCCGATTTATCCGCTAGATCAGTTTATAGTAAATTTACTTAGCGATAGCGGCTCGAGATACCTAAAAACAAAGGTCGATTTAGAGCTTAGCGCCGAGTCGCTCACGTCCGAAATAGACAAGAAAAAGCCGCTTGTCAGGGATATCATCGTATCGACGCTCTCGTCTAAAACATATGAAGAAGTCAGCACTCAAAAAGGCAAAAATCGCCTAAAAGACGAGATAGTCGATCGTCTAAACGAGGTTTTAGCCGACGGCCATATAAAAAACATTTACTTTACCGACTTTGTGGTGCAATGA
- the ybaK gene encoding Cys-tRNA(Pro) deacylase: MIHKTNAARFLDGKNTPYELVEYEADESDLGAVHVAAVCGEEIEKIYKTIVCECEPKGYIVVCIQGDLSLNLKALARLSGHEKCELLNLKKLEKVTGYIRGGCSPIAMKKAYETFFDERILKQEYVYVSAGVRGKQIKIAPRSLIEVTQAKLGDVAV, translated from the coding sequence ATGATACATAAAACTAACGCAGCGAGGTTTCTGGACGGCAAAAATACCCCTTACGAACTGGTAGAATACGAAGCGGATGAGAGCGATCTCGGCGCCGTTCACGTGGCTGCCGTTTGCGGCGAAGAGATAGAAAAGATATATAAAACCATCGTCTGCGAATGTGAGCCCAAAGGCTATATCGTAGTGTGCATACAGGGCGATCTGAGCTTAAATTTAAAGGCTTTGGCCAGACTTAGCGGACACGAAAAATGCGAGCTTTTAAACTTAAAAAAACTTGAAAAAGTGACAGGCTACATCAGAGGCGGTTGCTCGCCGATAGCTATGAAAAAAGCCTACGAGACCTTTTTTGACGAGAGAATTTTGAAGCAGGAGTATGTCTATGTGAGCGCGGGCGTGCGCGGAAAACAGATCAAGATAGCGCCCCGAAGTCTGATAGAGGTTACCCAAGCAAAGCTCGGCGACGTCGCCGTTTAG
- a CDS encoding phosphomannomutase/phosphoglucomutase, which translates to MIDEIFREYDIRGVFERDLNEASVKAIGLNLGREMLRRGAKNVSVGFDARLSAGEIFNRLVSGLNLSGIKVYDIGLLPTPIGYFSVFADKFDANIMITGSHNPKEYNGFKITIFKDSYFGEDLQKLKTAVLDDIAAKTQIPDDFRAEKFDVATPYKNFLIEQFAHLKALPLKIVIDCANGAVGAVLPEICEALKLNAQILYPRPDGNFPNHHPDPSEEKNLSDLKAALKGEFDIGFGFDGDGDRIAVLTKKRNIKGDELAYLYSLAMKNPRVLGEVKCSQNMYDEIDAHGGKSFMGKTGHSNIKKAMKELNIDMAAEVSGHIFFKERYFGFDDAIYAMFRALELVAKGFSLDGELGKLPKVFSTDEIKVKTTDTQKFKLVAKLKEVLVEIYEKGDAQNLLAGLGKIAQIIDIDGVRVKFEDGSWALVRASNTTPVIVTRFETKDQNLLARLQETFLNLVENLKQKA; encoded by the coding sequence GTGATAGATGAAATTTTTAGAGAATACGATATACGCGGGGTTTTTGAGCGCGATCTAAACGAAGCTAGCGTCAAGGCGATCGGGCTAAATTTAGGGCGCGAGATGCTGCGCAGAGGCGCTAAAAACGTTAGCGTCGGCTTTGATGCGAGACTAAGCGCGGGAGAGATTTTCAACCGGCTGGTTAGCGGGCTAAATTTATCCGGGATCAAAGTCTATGATATCGGCTTGCTGCCGACGCCGATCGGGTATTTTAGCGTGTTTGCGGATAAATTTGACGCAAATATAATGATAACGGGCTCTCATAATCCAAAAGAATACAACGGCTTTAAAATCACGATTTTTAAGGATAGCTACTTCGGCGAGGATTTGCAAAAGCTAAAAACCGCCGTACTGGATGATATCGCGGCAAAAACGCAAATCCCCGATGATTTTAGGGCCGAAAAATTCGACGTCGCGACGCCTTATAAAAATTTCCTCATAGAGCAGTTTGCGCATTTAAAAGCCTTACCGCTTAAAATCGTCATCGACTGCGCAAACGGAGCGGTCGGCGCGGTGCTACCTGAAATTTGCGAGGCGTTAAAATTAAACGCTCAAATTTTATATCCCCGACCCGACGGCAACTTCCCAAACCATCACCCCGACCCTAGCGAGGAGAAAAATTTAAGCGATTTAAAAGCCGCGCTAAAGGGCGAATTCGACATTGGATTTGGTTTTGACGGCGACGGAGATCGCATCGCGGTGCTCACCAAAAAACGCAATATCAAAGGCGACGAGCTAGCCTACCTATATAGCCTCGCGATGAAAAATCCGCGCGTGCTGGGCGAGGTCAAATGCTCGCAAAATATGTATGACGAGATCGACGCTCACGGCGGCAAAAGCTTTATGGGCAAGACCGGCCACAGCAATATCAAAAAGGCGATGAAGGAGCTAAATATCGATATGGCGGCCGAGGTGAGCGGGCATATTTTCTTTAAGGAGCGGTATTTCGGCTTTGACGATGCGATCTACGCGATGTTTCGCGCGCTAGAGCTGGTTGCAAAGGGCTTTAGCCTAGATGGCGAGCTGGGTAAGCTGCCAAAGGTCTTTAGCACCGATGAAATCAAGGTAAAAACGACCGATACGCAAAAATTTAAGCTGGTGGCAAAGCTAAAAGAGGTTTTGGTTGAAATTTACGAAAAAGGCGACGCGCAAAATTTGCTAGCAGGCCTGGGTAAGATAGCCCAGATCATCGACATAGACGGCGTTAGAGTGAAGTTTGAGGACGGCAGCTGGGCGCTAGTGCGAGCCTCAAACACGACGCCCGTTATCGTCACGAGATTTGAAACCAAGGATCAAAATTTGCTTGCAAGACTCCAAGAAACCTTTTTAAATTTGGTCGAAAATTTAAAGCAAAAGGCGTAA
- a CDS encoding mannose-1-phosphate guanylyltransferase/mannose-6-phosphate isomerase — translation MTNVILCGGSGTRLWPLSRTLMPKQFIRLFNAKSLFDLTLRRNVHAQKTIIVCNEAHYFLALDECGGKKIDKFILEPFGKNTAAAITFAALCCDEDEILLITPSDHLIEDEAEYKKALLIAQSYANQDFLVTFGIKPSEPNTGYGYIKADKNGDVERFIEKPNLETAVKFIKEGEYYFNSGMFCFKAGVFLNEMKKYAPSIVKDVTAAIEGSVNELNLLKISPNFMDKIEDISIDYALMQKSLNIKMVPLDAGWSDMGSFDELSKKMKSDGEPLQIDASENFVIAKKPTALVDVQNLLVVDTEDALLIAKKGSSQKVKEVYKHFSNSLPEICEAHTSVYRPWGSYEVLGEGNGYKMKKIIVKPGKRLSLQKHFKRNEHWIVVEGEALVTIDSDKTPLKQNESIYIKKEQTHRLENTANTDLIVIEVQTGEYLGEDDIVRISDDYDRK, via the coding sequence ATGACAAATGTTATACTCTGCGGAGGTTCGGGCACTAGGCTTTGGCCGCTATCTCGCACGCTGATGCCAAAACAGTTTATCAGGCTTTTTAACGCCAAATCGCTCTTTGATCTCACGCTTAGACGCAACGTCCATGCGCAAAAAACGATCATCGTTTGCAACGAGGCGCACTATTTTTTGGCGCTTGACGAGTGCGGAGGCAAAAAAATAGATAAATTTATCCTCGAGCCTTTCGGCAAAAACACCGCCGCAGCGATCACTTTTGCCGCGCTTTGCTGCGACGAGGACGAGATTTTGCTCATCACTCCGAGCGATCATTTGATCGAGGACGAGGCTGAATACAAAAAGGCTCTTTTGATCGCGCAAAGCTATGCAAATCAGGATTTTTTGGTGACGTTTGGCATAAAGCCCAGCGAGCCAAATACCGGCTACGGCTACATCAAGGCCGATAAAAACGGCGATGTGGAGCGATTTATAGAAAAGCCCAACCTCGAAACGGCGGTTAAATTTATAAAAGAGGGCGAGTATTATTTTAACAGCGGGATGTTTTGCTTTAAGGCGGGCGTGTTTTTAAACGAGATGAAAAAATATGCACCAAGCATCGTAAAAGACGTGACAGCGGCGATAGAGGGCTCGGTAAATGAGCTCAATCTGCTAAAAATAAGTCCGAATTTTATGGATAAGATCGAGGACATCAGCATCGACTACGCGCTGATGCAAAAAAGCCTAAATATCAAAATGGTACCGCTGGATGCCGGTTGGAGCGATATGGGCAGCTTTGACGAGCTTAGTAAAAAGATGAAAAGCGACGGCGAACCGCTGCAAATAGACGCTAGTGAAAATTTCGTCATCGCAAAAAAGCCGACCGCGCTCGTGGATGTGCAAAATTTGCTCGTCGTCGATACCGAAGATGCGCTTTTGATCGCTAAAAAAGGCAGCTCGCAAAAAGTGAAAGAGGTTTATAAACATTTTTCAAACTCTTTGCCCGAAATTTGCGAGGCGCACACGAGCGTATATCGTCCGTGGGGCAGCTACGAGGTGTTGGGCGAGGGCAACGGCTATAAGATGAAAAAGATAATAGTAAAACCCGGCAAGAGGCTGAGCCTGCAAAAGCATTTCAAACGAAACGAGCATTGGATAGTCGTCGAGGGCGAAGCGCTGGTAACGATAGATAGCGATAAAACGCCGCTAAAGCAAAATGAGTCCATTTATATAAAAAAAGAGCAAACTCACCGTCTCGAAAATACTGCAAATACCGATCTCATCGTCATCGAAGTGCAAACCGGCGAATATCTGGGCGAGGATGATATCGTGCGCATCAGTGACGATTATGATAGAAAATAA
- a CDS encoding glycosyltransferase family 4 protein produces MKKALVCDWLETYAGAERCVQSFTDIWDDFEIFSLVDHLKFDDRQKILKGKFAHVSFIQNLPFAKSKFRSYLPLFPLAIERFDLSEFDLVLSSSHAVAKGALTHSRQLHVSYVHTPMRYAWDMYFDYLRQSGLERGLKSMLVRYFLHKIRLWDVAAANRADVYVANSNFIARRIRKIYGKDAAVIYPPVDTANFKFNENKEDFYVTVSRMVPYKKIDLIVRAFNENGKKLVVVGDGEQMREIKNIAKSNVEILGFQGARETAELMGKAKAFVFAAVEDFGIAPVEAQACGTPVVCLGEGGAKESVIEGVTGVYFSEQNEASLNEAVTKFEKTSDKFDPQAIRQNALKFSKERFEREIKRLVEDSYEKFLGGEL; encoded by the coding sequence ATGAAAAAAGCCCTGGTTTGCGATTGGCTGGAAACCTATGCCGGAGCCGAGCGCTGCGTGCAGAGCTTTACGGATATTTGGGATGATTTTGAGATTTTTAGCCTCGTAGATCACCTTAAATTTGACGATAGGCAAAAGATTTTAAAGGGCAAATTCGCTCACGTTAGCTTTATACAAAATTTACCTTTCGCTAAGAGCAAATTTAGAAGCTATCTGCCGCTTTTTCCGCTGGCGATCGAGCGGTTTGATCTGAGCGAATTCGACCTTGTGCTATCTAGCTCGCATGCCGTGGCAAAGGGCGCGCTGACGCACTCGCGCCAACTTCACGTAAGCTACGTCCACACGCCGATGCGCTACGCTTGGGATATGTATTTTGACTATCTGCGTCAAAGCGGACTAGAGCGCGGGCTAAAATCGATGCTCGTTAGATATTTTTTGCATAAAATTCGCCTTTGGGACGTCGCCGCGGCAAACAGAGCCGACGTTTACGTCGCAAACTCAAATTTTATCGCGCGCCGCATACGTAAAATTTACGGCAAGGACGCAGCCGTGATCTACCCGCCCGTCGATACCGCGAATTTTAAATTTAATGAAAACAAAGAGGATTTTTACGTTACGGTCTCAAGGATGGTGCCTTATAAAAAGATCGACTTAATCGTGCGCGCCTTTAACGAAAACGGCAAAAAGCTAGTCGTGGTAGGGGACGGCGAGCAGATGAGGGAAATCAAAAATATCGCAAAAAGCAACGTCGAAATTTTGGGTTTTCAGGGCGCGCGCGAAACCGCGGAGCTGATGGGCAAGGCAAAAGCCTTCGTCTTTGCGGCCGTGGAGGACTTTGGCATCGCGCCGGTGGAGGCTCAGGCCTGTGGGACGCCCGTCGTCTGCCTAGGCGAGGGCGGAGCGAAAGAGAGCGTGATAGAGGGCGTTACGGGCGTTTATTTTAGCGAGCAAAACGAAGCTAGCCTAAACGAAGCGGTGACGAAATTTGAAAAAACGAGCGATAAATTCGATCCGCAAGCGATCAGGCAAAACGCGCTAAAATTTTCAAAAGAGCGCTTCGAGCGAGAGATAAAGCGGCTCGTAGAGGATAGCTACGAGAAATTTTTAGGAGGCGAGCTGTGA
- a CDS encoding sugar transferase — MNLRSKILLKAVTDYAIVIAAAPFWLAVVMVVAAVIKINEPGESVFFKQKRIGRFGRPFNCYKFRSMHKNWRKILDDYLERNPAEVRHFAKFHKYEFDPRITKVGGFIRRTSLDELPQLFNVLRLEMSLVGPRPYMFYEKRQIGKNLGKITRVRPGLTGLWQVSGRNEISFDDRVQIDCKYVENLSVWGDIKILFKTIGIVLNG; from the coding sequence GTGAATCTGCGCTCTAAAATTTTGCTAAAAGCCGTGACCGACTACGCTATCGTCATTGCGGCCGCTCCTTTTTGGCTCGCGGTCGTAATGGTCGTGGCGGCCGTCATAAAGATAAACGAGCCCGGTGAGAGCGTATTTTTCAAACAAAAGCGCATAGGGCGATTCGGCAGGCCGTTTAACTGCTATAAATTTAGATCGATGCATAAAAATTGGCGTAAAATTTTAGACGACTATCTCGAGCGAAATCCCGCAGAAGTCCGACATTTCGCCAAATTTCACAAATACGAATTCGATCCGCGCATAACAAAAGTCGGCGGCTTTATCAGACGCACCTCGCTTGACGAATTGCCTCAGCTTTTTAACGTCCTTAGGCTCGAGATGAGCCTAGTCGGGCCGCGCCCGTATATGTTTTACGAAAAAAGACAAATCGGCAAAAATTTGGGCAAGATAACGAGAGTGCGACCGGGGCTTACCGGGCTTTGGCAGGTGAGCGGCAGAAATGAAATTTCATTTGACGACCGTGTTCAAATCGACTGCAAATACGTAGAAAATTTATCCGTTTGGGGCGATATCAAGATACTTTTTAAAACGATCGGCATCGTTTTAAATGGATAG
- a CDS encoding ABC transporter permease, producing MIRNEIINIYQLVKFDLKSRYAKTGLGQIWYIVSPVVMLFIYTVIFSDFMSARLGISDQAYSYSIYLIPGLFAFSAFSSALAIMIETPFAKAGILKKVSTPLYAFELSPLIIQYIIFAFSMFIGILFLAAVKGLSLNLLFLIPLMALQFVFTFGLGLLFSVFSVFFRDIKEVVPIVLQLLFWATPIVYPAEIMEKKAPILLDINPLYYFIKPYQNIFLFDEFKISDFIAPFFAASVAFLLGFYFYKKLISAVKDVL from the coding sequence TTGATAAGAAATGAAATAATAAATATTTATCAACTCGTAAAATTTGATCTAAAAAGCAGATACGCGAAAACGGGACTCGGTCAAATTTGGTATATCGTTTCGCCCGTTGTGATGCTTTTTATATACACCGTTATATTCTCCGATTTTATGAGCGCTAGGCTTGGTATCAGCGATCAGGCTTACTCTTACAGCATATACTTGATACCGGGGCTTTTTGCGTTTTCGGCTTTTAGTAGTGCGTTGGCTATAATGATAGAAACGCCCTTTGCAAAAGCCGGCATACTAAAAAAAGTAAGCACCCCGCTTTATGCGTTCGAGCTTAGCCCGCTCATCATCCAGTATATAATATTTGCGTTTTCTATGTTTATCGGCATTCTGTTTTTAGCTGCGGTCAAGGGGCTTAGCTTAAATTTGCTATTTCTCATTCCGCTTATGGCGCTTCAGTTTGTTTTTACCTTCGGGCTAGGGCTTTTATTTTCCGTGTTTTCGGTATTTTTTAGAGATATCAAAGAGGTCGTTCCGATAGTTTTACAGCTACTTTTTTGGGCCACGCCGATAGTCTATCCAGCCGAGATTATGGAAAAAAAGGCGCCTATTTTGCTTGATATAAATCCGCTTTATTATTTTATAAAACCGTATCAAAATATATTTTTATTTGACGAGTTTAAAATTTCGGATTTTATCGCTCCGTTTTTTGCGGCATCGGTTGCTTTTTTGCTGGGATTTTACTTTTATAAAAAGCTTATAAGCGCCGTTAAGGACGTCTTGTGA